One genomic segment of Streptobacillus canis includes these proteins:
- a CDS encoding mevalonate kinase family protein, with translation MLEKAGSKLYLAGEYAILKENSYAIVSYIEKYTYLEIEKNEKWEIITEVEDKDNLIPKLINYLENKYEIKNKAKLKYFSELYEKDKKYGLGSSASLIVVTIRGILKLNEMSVDKKKIFNICIDFMIENDMNGSFGDIACICYEKNILFKSSNRIDRNYEIKELDVKSNLHIDAIWTKSPASSSKLISKVDLESYFFEEFKVKSNIYVLDMFNALLENEIDAVLENVNRLNQNLHNLEKNNEVVIHTLSIEKMLGEYKFSKISGAGGGDFILSFSKNESKTDLTINLIY, from the coding sequence ATGCTAGAAAAAGCAGGTTCGAAACTTTACTTAGCAGGAGAATATGCAATTTTAAAAGAAAATTCTTATGCAATAGTGTCATATATTGAAAAATATACTTATCTAGAAATAGAAAAAAATGAAAAATGGGAAATAATTACAGAAGTTGAAGATAAAGATAATCTAATACCAAAACTTATCAATTATTTAGAAAATAAATATGAAATAAAAAATAAGGCAAAGCTTAAATATTTTAGTGAGCTATATGAAAAAGATAAAAAATATGGACTAGGTTCTTCAGCTTCATTAATTGTTGTAACGATTAGAGGTATACTTAAATTAAATGAAATGAGTGTGGATAAGAAAAAAATATTTAATATATGTATAGATTTTATGATAGAAAATGATATGAATGGATCTTTTGGTGACATAGCGTGCATTTGTTATGAAAAAAATATTTTATTTAAATCTTCAAATAGAATAGATAGAAATTATGAAATAAAAGAATTAGATGTTAAATCTAATTTACATATAGATGCAATATGGACTAAAAGTCCAGCAAGTAGTTCAAAATTAATTTCTAAAGTGGATTTAGAAAGTTACTTTTTTGAGGAATTTAAAGTTAAATCAAATATATATGTTTTAGATATGTTTAATGCATTGTTAGAAAATGAAATAGATGCAGTTTTAGAAAATGTAAATAGATTAAATCAAAATTTACATAATCTAGAAAAAAATAATGAGGTAGTAATACATACTCTTTCTATTGAAAAAATGTTAGGAGAATATAAGTTTTCTAAGATTTCTGGAGCAGGGGGAGGAGATTTTATACTTTCATTTTCAAAAAATGAATCAAAAACAGATTTAACTATAAATTTAATATATTGA